One region of Miscanthus floridulus cultivar M001 chromosome 19, ASM1932011v1, whole genome shotgun sequence genomic DNA includes:
- the LOC136528387 gene encoding 26S proteasome regulatory subunit 8 homolog A-like, translating to MATVSMDVSKPSALTAAGHEAATAKTRGGGDGLGKYYNKHIHDVLLAVQQRTNDLSRQEAQRNDLNSQVKLCREELHLLQEPGSHVGEVVKVMSKSKVLVKVHPEGKYIVDVDKSIDIAKLTPSTRVALRSGSYMLHVILPSKVDPLVNLMKVEKVPDSTYDMIGGLDQQIKEIKEVIELPIKHPELFESLGIAQPKGVILYGPPGTGKTLLARAVAHHTDCTFIRVSGSELVQKYIGEGSRMVRELFVMARERAPSIIFMDEIDSIGSARMESSGSGDSEVQRTMLELLNQLDGFEVTNKIKVLMATNRIDILDQALLRPGRIDRKIEFPNPSETSRFDILKIHSRRMNLMRGIDLKKIAVKMNGASGAELKAVCTEAGMFALRERRVHVTQEDFEMAVAKVMKKDTEKNMSLRKLWK from the exons ATGGCGACGGTGTCGATGGACGTCTCGAAGCCCTCGGCGCTGACGGCTGCTGGACACGAGGCTGCCACGGCGAAGACGAGGGGCGGCGGCGATGGTCTGGGGAAGTACTACAACAAGCACATCCACGACGTACTCCTCGCGGTCCAGCAGAGGACCAATGACCTAAGCCGCCAAGAGGCCCAGCGTAACGATCTCAACTCCCAAG TTAAACTGTGCCGGGAAGAGTTGCATCTGCTTCAGGAACCGGGTTCACATGTTGGTGAGGTTGTGAAGGTGATGAGCAAGTCAAAGGTTCTAGTAAAG GTGCATCCAGAAGGCAAATATATTGTTGATGTTGATAAAAGTatagatattgcaaagctcacacctTCCACACGAGTTGCTCTTCGAAGCGGGAGCTATATGCTTCATGTTATTCTGCCCAGCAAAGTCGATCCACTAGTTAACCTTATGAAGGTTGAGAAAGTTCCTGATTCTACATATGATATGATTGGCGGTCTTGATCAGCAAATTAAAGAGATCAAAGAG GTAATCGAGCTTCCAATAAAGCATCCTGAGTTGTTTGAGAGTCTTGGGATTGCGCAACCAAAG GGTGTCATTCTCTATGGCCCTCCAGGTACTGGAAAAACATTACTTGCTCGTGCAGTTGCTCATCACACAGACTGTACCTTCATTAGGGTGTCTGGTTCTGAGCTGGTTCAGAAGTACATTGGAGAGGGTTCCCGGATGGTTCGTGAACTTTTTGTGATGGCTAG GGAACGTGCACCATCCATTATATTTATGGATGAAATAGACTCCATTGGATCAGCTAGGATGGAGTCAAGTGGCAGTGGTGATAGTGAGGTTCAGCGCACCATGCTTGAGCTTCTGAACCAACTTGATGGTTTTGAAGTAACGAACAAGATTAAGGTTCTCATGGCAACAAACAGGATAGACATTTTGGATCAAGCCCTCCTTAGGCCTGGACGCATTGACAGGAAAATTGAATTTCCAAATCCAAGTGAAACT TCCCGCTTTGATATTTTGAAGATTCATTCAAGAAGAATGAACTTGATGCGCGGCATTGATCTGAAGAAGATCGCTGTGAAGATGAATGGAGCCTCTGGAGCAGAGCTGAAG GCTGTTTGCACAGAAGCAGGAATGTTTGCCCTTCGGGAGAGAAGGGTGCACGTCACCCAGGAGGATTTCGAGATGGCAGTGGCGAAGGTGATGAAGAAGGATACAGAGAAGAACATGTCTCTGCGGAAGCTCTGGAAGTGA